Genomic segment of Mus caroli unplaced genomic scaffold, CAROLI_EIJ_v1.1 scaffold_17181_1, whole genome shotgun sequence:
gagatgggtttcctgtaagcagcaaaatgttgggtcctgtttgtgtatacTGTCtattagtgtatgtctttttattggggagttgagtccattgatgttaagagaaattaaagaaaagtaattgttgcttcctgttatttttgttgttaaatttgggattctgttctgcaggtgtcttcttttaggtttgttgaaggattactttcttgctttttctaggacgtggtttctgtccttgtattgttttttttttttttttttttctgttattatcctttgaagggctggattcgtggaaagataatgtgtgaatttggttttgtcNtggaatactttggtttctccatctatggtaattgagagtatggctggttatagtagcctgggctggcatttgtgttctcttagggtctgtctAATATCtacccaagatcttctggctttcatagtctctggtgagaagtctggtgtaattctgttaggcctgcctttatatgttacttgtcccttttcccttactgcttttaatattctatctttatttagtgcatttgttgttctgattattatgtgtcaggaggaatgtcttttctggtccagactatgtggagttctgtaggcttcttgtatgttcacgggcatctctttctttaggttttagaagttttcttctataattttgttgaagatatttgctggccctttaagttgaaaatcttcattttcattttctcctattatctataggtttgttttcctcattgtgtcctggatttcctggatggttcTAGTTAGGATctgtttgcattttccattttctttgattgttgtgcccatgttctctatggaatcttctgcacctgagattctctcttccatctcttgtattcttttgctgatgcttgcatctatggttcatgatttctttcctagggtttctatctccagatttgtctccctttgggttttctttattgtttctattttcattattagatcttggatggttttgttcaattccatcacctgtttgattgtgttttcctgtaattctttaagggatttttgtgtttcctcttatggacttctacctgttttgcagcgttctcctgtatttctttaagtgagttattaatgcccttcttaaagtcctctaccagcatcatgaaatatgattttaaatctgagtcttgcttttctggtgttttgggtatcctggactggctgaggtgggagtgctgggttctgatgatgatgagggGTCTTGATTTTTGTTAGTAAGTTTCTTACGTTTGCTTTTTgccatatggtaatctctggcattagttgttatagttgtctctggctggagcttgttccttctgtgattctgttagcagCTGTCAGTAGTCCTGGTAGTTCAGCTCTCTCCAGAGTCTCAATGGTCAGTGTAATCTCTGccggcaagctctcctctttcagggaaggtgcacagtggTCTGGTGTTCAGAacttcctcctggctgaagatgaagccgAATACTGGCCTGtctcagaagatgtgttgcctttgcagtctgcttgctcacctaCACaatctggtctctgagggacctggcaCACAAGATGGTTCCCTCATTGTTCCACCAGTTACAGCCTTCCCAGACGGCCACCtgtcctctggcggggaaggtgcccagatgtctggaccCTGAAACGGGGAGATTCCCAGAAGCTGTGCTGATTCTGGAGTCCACTggctcacctgtgcagactggtctctgagggactgGGGCATAAGATGGCTCcttcacctgctctggtggtcagatcCCTCCCAGGTGGCCACCTGTcttctggcggggaaggtgcctggatgtttggagcccaaaacgggttctgtcccagaagctatgtcgcttctctctgtctcagaagctgtgtcagTTCTGCAGTCCATTCGCTCACCCTCTGCACTCCACATGCTCActtgcacagactggtctctgagggacctgggacatggcttcattttcattaaactctaaaaagtctttaatctctttctttatttcttccttgaccaaggtatcattgagtagaatgttatttagcttccatgtgaatgtgggttttctattatttatgttgttattgaagattagccttactccatggtgatctgattggatgaatgggaaaatttcaatatttttgtatctgttgaggcctgttttatgactgattatatggtcagtgtTGGAGGaagtaccataaggtgctgagaagaaggtatatcctttgttttaggataaaatgttctgtagatgtctattaaattcatttatttcataacttctgttagtgcccatgtgtttcttcagaccatatgcttgaaaaattgttttcctgccttttactctgaggtagcatctgtctttatccctgaggtgggtttcctgtgtgcaagaaaatgttgggtcctgtttaagtagcCAGTCAagtagtctatgtctttttattggggaattgaatccattgatattaagagattttaaggaaaagtaaatagtgcttcctgttatttttgttgttagagttggggttctgttccTCTGGCTGTCTTCGTTATGTTCGTTGAAGTATTATTTTCTAGCTTATTCTAGtgtgtagtttccgtccttgtgttggagttttccacttatgatcctttgaaggactggattcgtggaaagatattgtgtaaatttggtttgttgtgaaatatcttggtttctccatctatggttttgctgggaatagtagcctgggctggcatttgtgttatcttaggGTCTGTACAACATCTCTctaggatattctggctttcatagtctctggtgagaattctggtttaattctaatacgtctgcctttatatgttacttgatctttttccctatcagattttaatattcggtctttatttagtgcatttgttgttctgtttattatgtgttgggaggaacttcttttctggtccagtctatttggagtcctgtaggcttcttgtatgttcatggtcacctctctctttaggttaggacattttcttctataattttgttgaagatatttactgtcccttaagttgaaaatcttcattctcacatACTCCTATTATCcacaggtttggtcttctcattgtattttGTACttactggatgttttgaatttggatctttttggattttgcattttctttgattgttgtgtccatgttttctatggaatcttctgtacctgagattctttcttccatctcttgtattctgttgctgatacttgcatctatggttcctgatttcttttctaggatttctatctccagagttatctccctttggcttttctttattgtttctattttcattattagatcttggatagttttgttcaattccatcacctgtttgggtgtgttttcctgtaattctttaagggatttttgtgttttctctttaaggacttcttcctgtttacccatgttttcctgtaattctttaaggacttctacctgtttatcagtattctcctgtatttctttaatgagttATAAATGCCCTTCTTAAAAACCTCTACCACattcatgagatatgatttgaaATCCAAGTCttgtttttcgggtgtgttggggtatccaggattctttgtggtgggcatactgggttttgatgatgcccagtggttttggtttctgttagtaagattcttttttttaaaaaaatatcttatttatttattatatgtaagtagctgtcttcagacactccagaagagggcatcaaatcttgttatggatggctgtgagccaccatgtggttgctgggatttgaactcaggacctttggagagCAGTTGgttctcttaaacactgagccatctctccagccctgttagttagattcttaagtttgccttttgccatctggtaatctctggtgttagatgttctagttgTCTCTGGATGGaacctgttcttcctgtgattctgttagcttctgtcagcactcctggtatTACAACTCTCTCCTGGGTCCCAGGGGTCTGAGCAttctctgcatgcaagctctcctcttgcatggaaggtgcccagaaatctggagctcagatctacctCCTGAAATCcaaggtcagagccctccctggaggccgactctcctttggcaaggaaggtgcccaggagtCTGTGTCTTTGCTCAGCCTCCTGGTTGAGAATGAAGGCTTGAATGGACACTGTCCGAGAcactctgttgcttctgccatccatgtgctctcctgtgtagactgttCTCAGTGCTCCCAAGTTCCTAGGTGTGCTAGGCCCTGCCCAGTTTGCACCCAAAATGGCATGGGGCTGGCCCTGACTGGAACAAATATAAGCCACTGGTTGGGTGGTCCAAGTtactttgtccctgttcctgctggcacaagatgCTCCGGGAttctttggaacagatgttgtgttccactcaccagtaatctcaagatcctgggtgtgctagggtgcccgtggcttggagagtcctctggggaccttgggaccttCAGTTGGGTTCATGCTGAAGATGGCATGTGGGTCTGGCCCTGACCAGAAAGAATCCCAGCTACTAGTTGGGCATGCATGGATCCTTTGTCCCGGTTCCTGCTTCTTGCAATTTTCATAGTGCAATGCATGTTTTCTATTCTATGGAGTGAATAATCTTATATTAAATTAGACAGAGATTGTATCCACTTGTAAACTGTGTGTTCATTTTAGTACCAGATGACCTATAAGATAAACCCAGTCATTACTATATCCTGCATAGTTTACAGGTGGTTGAGAAtgaggattattttattttacttggtaGCAGGCATAGCATCTTTCAGCGCTATGAAACCTAGTTAGAAGAAATAAAGTAGGTGAGCTACTGcatgatttctccatgttttgtGATTCAAGTATGTAGGGCCCTCAGCAATGAAGTCTTTCCATCAAGTCCTATAGGATCCAATCTTGTGTCTTCCTGATATATATTCTAAAGAGTATGAAAGATGTATGATATTCGACTTTCTTAATGTTCTTTAGAattgttattttaattgttaAGAATTTTACTAGGATGTACAGAATCATGGTGTGGTTAATTTTGGTTTCTAGTGGTTTTGAtttgaggacatttttttttattatttttattgtttagtccttttttacagtccaggcCTCATTCCCTCCTGGTCTCTTCCCTAACCATACCCCATCCAATaactcctcccctttctcttcaaaAGAAtgtacccaccccccactctcaTCCCACCAGACCACCCCACTCCCTAGGGGGGGTTATATCTCTCAAGGAGTAGGTGCATATTCTCTCACTGAAGTCAGACCAGGAAATCCTCTGTTGTATAAGGTGGATCAGTTTTTGAGATATCTCAGGGATCTAGGCCTGTTGAGACTGCTGGAAATTCCATGGAGGCTGTCCTCTTCATCTGTGTCATCAATAATACAATTTTACTTACAATATATACATAGCTACTCTTTGCACTCCTATTTTAGTCTTTCTAGTCTCCCTTGCTCTTTATGATTTCTGTGATTGCTATGATTTCATCCTAATAAATACAAGTGTGTCcttacatatttgttttaaattatgatatacacaatgtcctttgttttattttgtgtcatgTAATTGGAAAAATCCACTtggtttaaaatataaacactgtTCAGGTCATGCAATCTATACATTTCAGCAGCTTCTCAGAAAAGGAGTATAGAGGAGggagaaacaaagacaatatCTTTGACCTGTCATGCATGTCACATATGGCATACCAGCTGCTACATGAATGGAAAAATGGTATTTTAGAAAAGTAGTGGTAAAGTACAAAGTATCTGAGATGCAAACATTCAttgaagcaaaagagaaaaggacaaaaaccaaagttaaaaaaattgtGTCTAAAATGTCAGAATTCTGCAGAAAACTACTACATGTAAAGATGccctgttattttcttttcaagaatGTTTAGTGgagaaatattttccatatatacataacataattCTGCTTTTCTGTATAAACCCTGAAAACATCTTATGAAATATGTTCATATCCAATTGAACAATTTACTAAATATAATCTTAAGGAAACAGCGTTGGGAACAGCATACTTTGACACTAACATGGaatgctctttctttgtttgtgggTCTTTGGCATCATCAAAggtctaatttttttctctttacacaTTATTGTGAGAGAAATCAACAGTTGCCTAACAAGGCAAACTCCTCTAGGTTCAAgttgaagatctgagttcagacctCCCAAAGTTCATGAGTATACCCTTGTTATCTAACAATTATATGGAGGATAAAATAAGCAGAGGTGACTCCTTGCAAGTTTGCTAACTAGAGTTCCAGGATTATGTGCTgaaaaacaataaaggaactgTGAAGTCAGTTGACATGGTACTCTTTCTTCTCCGAAGCACTGGGGATGGAGAGGTAAAAAAAAGTCTTAATGGTTTCTAGGTCAAATTTGtttacagagtgtgttccaggccagccaaggttacatggTCAGACTCTGACCTAATCAATCAAATAAGTCAGTGAGTCAATAATTAAACAAAAGTTTAATAGGCACCAGTAAGAGTCTGGACTGACCATGGATGTCCTTCTCTTCCCTGCACTCATGGTTCATGAAACTGATGTACTTATAACTGCACAAAACCTCATATCTATAAAAGTCACACATATGTAactcataaatacacacaaagtTGAAAAAAGTTGGGTATAGCTTCATATAAATTAATCTGAtcagttgagaggcagaggcaggaagaacttcATCAGTTCTACATCAGCAAGTTCTACAGCATGTGTTCCAGACCACCTCATTAAAAAGTCATAGAAATGACACCTGTGGcaatatattatttgtattaattctGTGCTAATTTTTAAGGTGGATATTTTCACAGAAAAGTGGGTGATTGGATCAACATATATTGTCCTTTCAAAATTTTAGAGAATGAAAGGCCAAAATCCAAATAAGTGTTCTGATGTTTTTCTGAACCTAAATCCTTATTCACTgacagatttttttccataaatgaatcagctaccaaacgcagacactattgcatatgtcagcaagattttgctgacaggaccctgataaactgtctgttgtgaggctatgccagtacctggcaaatacagaagtggatgctcacaatcatctattgtatggaacacagggtcgctaatggaggagctagagaaagtacacaaggagctgaaggagtctgcaaccttataggaggaacaacaaaatgaactaaccagcactcccagagttcgtgtctgtagctgcatatgtagcagaagatggcctagttggccatcattgagaggagagaccctaggttttgcaaagattatatgccccagtacaggagaatgccagggccaggaagtgggagtgggtgggttgggggatcagggcagagggagtgtataggggactttcaggatagcacttgaaatgtaagtgaagaaaatatgtaataaaaattattttcaaaaagcaATATGATAATAAATTAGAATTCCAGAGACCATAGTTAATGAGTGTGGACTAGTACTAATCTAATCTGCTTAAAATGCCCATTTTAATTCTAGTAATTCTAGAGAAGATTTTATAATAATGATTTCATAAAAACATTGGCACTTACATTATAAAACCACTGAACTAAGTAGAAAAGTTGTATGGTCTATGGCTTCCTCCTGTGTAATTTGTGAAATCTATACAGGTATAAGTTTAAGAACTACCAATTTGTTCTGGCcctggtgtttgctattgaagaGATCAACAGGAACCCTGATCTTCTACCCAATACAACTATTGGATATAATATCTATAATATTCCATATActgaaaagaatattctttataGAGTATTTCTTTGGTGCACAGGAATAATTAATCACCTTCCTAATTACGACTGTGGTCACAAGAGGAAGTCACCTGCTGTACTCACAGGACCATCATGGTCAGTATCTGCCCACATTGGAACATTTCTACAACTCTACAAAATACCTCAGGTGAGGAATGTAATGTGCGACCTAGGAAACAAGTATTTTTGTTGACATCATAAGTGTCTGTAAATTTAAAATAGGGGCACTGGAGTTAATCACCTATCAAAAAAGGTATGAAGATAGTTTATATTAGATTCATATTTACATTACTTAGAATGAAAGTAGAGGTGGGTAAGAACAGCTATGTAATTGTAATTTTAGACCTGCCAGCaatttttgtggaaaaaaaatgtaatgggTTTACAGGACAAGTCCGGCTTCATCTTGACTGTTTCTACCTGTTGATTTAAGACTAGGATTGTGTCTGATGCCAATTTATTTTGTTATCTCTTCAGGTCACCTTTGGTTCTTTTGATTCTATCTTGAATGACAGGCATACGTTTAATTCTATCTATCAAATGGCCCCCAAGGACACATCTCTGTCACTTGCCATAGTCTTGCTGTTGCTTCATTTCAGCTGGTCCTGGGTTGGTCTAATCCTCCCAGATGATCACAGAGGGACTCAGATACTATTAGACTTAAGAGAAAATATGGAAAGCCATGGTATCTGCATAGCCTTTTTGAAAATGATCTCTGGCACATGGAATGCATATTTCAATGCACTATGGAAAAATATGGAGATGATTGAGGAATCATCAGCCAATGTCATAGTTATTTATGGAGACATTATTTTTGTACAAGGTTCAATGCGATATATTACACAACTGTTTGTGGCATGGAAAGTCTGGGTCTTGGCCTCTTCATGGGATGTTGACACACACACTGATTCTTTTATGTTAGAGCCATTTCATGGGAGTCTTATTTTTTCACACCACCATGAAGAGATGGTTGAGTTTATAAATTTTGTCCAAACAGTTAATCCTTACAAATACCCAGAGGACAACTATCTTCCTCAGTTTTGGCATTTGCTTTTCAATTGCTCATTTTCTAAATTTGATTGTCAACTTTTGGAGAACTGCCAACCCAATGCTTCTTTGGATTTACTTCCCAGACACCTTTTTGACCCAGCCATGAGTGAGGAAGGCTACAATATATACAGTGCTGTGTATGCTGTGGCCTATAGTCTCCATGAGATGAATCTTCAAGAAATACAGATCCAACCATATGCAAATGGAGAAAAAATGGTTTTCTCCCCCTGGAAGGTAAGATGCCTCACTATGTTTTATAATGTCAGCAATgtagcatttttattatttcttaaggCATTCAAGTTGAGCATCATATGTTTTAGACTATGCTGTCAATAAGCAATGGAGGGAATCTTGTTTCTCTGTCTGGAGGTGAATGCTAAATCCTGAATAAGTGTTCTTTATAAATGAAGAGCCAGGAACAAGAAAATAACTTAATATTGAATTTATGTAAAAATTGCCTCACAATTTTCTTCATAATATCTTCAGTGTGAAAAGTTGATATTTCCCATATTTATTTCTCAGGAAAGAGGACAGAGCATAAGATCTTTAAGAGTTAAAATGCTCTTAAGATTTTATAACTCAGTGTTATAAAGTGAAAGATCACTTTAACGTGTACTTCAGACTTTCAGGTCTCTTTTCAAGGACGGAAGCTCTATTTCATAAGTGAATTGGTTCGGTTAGCTTATCAAAGAAATATGAATTTCTTCAATCCATGTAAATTGGTGTCTTGGTGACTTAGCTGTGTTTAGTTCAATGATTTATGTTGTACAGAATGAGTCTTTTGAAATTCAATGCACATCAATCTAAGTATCTTTCACTTATTCAACCTCTTTGATGGCTCCTTTACTGATGATTCTTATCACCTTGGCTTAAAAGAGTTGAAGGCCAGGGACCAACACTGAGGGTTGTTAGGTTTTCTCAGGAGAAGATAGTGTATCAGTGAAAGAAGAGACCCAGGCATTGTTATCAGGGGGAATCACAAAGCTCTGTCTAACTAGCAGTCAGGTTGGTTCTTCATTTGTACAGGTTTCACAGAAGAGAGGCAGCCTAATGATTatccaagaaataaataatttatcattttGTCTCCAGACATGTTATTGATTTTTCATTATATCTTTGGGGTTAGAAGttcaatcaaaattaaaaatggcaAACCGAAccgatttatttttattatctaccCTAGAACTCCAATTCAAAGAGTTTAAGGAATGTCTCCAGCAAAgcaaacatatttattatatgacaGCCTTTTTTAGCTGGTGGTATTTGCAGTTTTAAAGCCctccacacaaagaaaatatctgaactGTTTGTTACATAAATAGTAAATACTAATAtgtactgtttttatttctataattgtACTGTGTCTACTGTTAAatagtaaatgtttattttattcagtgtATCTTATTTACTGAGTTCCATTCCTCCACGTGTACATGGTATATGATGCCCAATGCTTAAACTACATTTTCAGAGAGCTCTAAGTGTGTTGTATAAAAATGGTCTTGAGTCAGTTACCAATTCTCTTGGCCAGTAAGAGTTTGTCAAACATTTCTTAATTTAACCTGTTCCATCTATAATATTTGGGTTTGCTTAGGGGCATATACCCAAGAAGATTCCTTATGGAGTCATGACCtcatttagaattttctttttttttcttttttttttNNNNNNNNNNNNNNNNNNNNNNNNNNNNNNNNNNNNNNNNNNNNNNNNNNNNNNNNNNNNNNNNNNNNNNNNNNNNNNNNNNNNNNNNNNNNNNNNNNNNNNNNNNNNNNNNNNNNNNNNNNNNNNNNNNNNNNNNNNNNNNNNNNNNNNNNNNNNNNNNNNNNNNNNNNNNNNNNNNNNNNNNNNNNNNNNNNNNNNNNNNNNNNNNNNNNNNNNNNNNNNNNNNNNNNNNNNNNNNNNNNNNNNNNNNNNNNNNNNNNNNNNNNNNNNNNNNNNNNNNNNNNNNNNNNNNNNNNNNNNNNNNNNNNNNNNNNNNNNNNNNNNNNNNNNNNNNNNNNNNNNNNNNNNNNNNNNNNNNNNNNNNNNNNNNNNNNNNNNNNNNNNNNNNNNNNNNNNNNNNNNNNNNNNNNNNNNNNNNNNNNNNNNNNNNNNNNNNNNNNNNNNNNNNNNNNNNNNNNNNNNNNNNNNNNNNNNNNNNNNNNNNNNNNNNNNNNNNNNNNNNNNNNNNNNNNNNNNNNNNNNNNNNNNNNNNNNNNNNNNNNNNNNNNNNNNNNNNNNNNNNNNNNNNNNNNNNNNNNNNNNNNNNNNNNNNNNNNNNNNNNNNNNNNNNNNNNNNNNNNNNNNNNNNNNNNNNNNNNNNNNNNNNNNNNNNNNNNNNNNNNNNNNNNNNNNNNNNNNNNNNNNNNNNNNNNNNNNNNNNNNNNNNNNNNNNNNNNNNNNNNNNNNNNNNNNNNNNNNNNNNNNNNNNNNNNNNNNNNNNNNNNNNNNNNNNNNNNNNNNNNNNNNNNNNNNNNNNNNNNNNNNNNNNNNNNNNNNNNNNNNNNNNNNNNNNNNNNNNNNNNNNNNNNNNNNNNNNNNNNNNNNNNNNNNNNNNNNNNNNNNNNNNNNNNNNNNNNNNNNNNNNNNNNNNNNNNNNNNNNNNNNNNNNNNNNNNNNNNNNNNNNNNNNNNNNN
This window contains:
- the LOC110287703 gene encoding vomeronasal type-2 receptor 116-like; translation: YKFKNYQFVLALVFAIEEINRNPDLLPNTTIGYNIYNIPYTEKNILYRVFLWCTGIINHLPNYDCGHKRKSPAVLTGPSWSVSAHIGTFLQLYKIPQVTFGSFDSILNDRHTFNSIYQMAPKDTSLSLAIVLLLLHFSWSWVGLILPDDHRGTQILLDLRENMESHGICIAFLKMISGTWNAYFNALWKNMEMIEESSANVIVIYGDIIFVQGSMRYITQLFVAWKVWVLASSWDVDTHTDSFMLEPFHGSLIFSHHHEEMVEFINFVQTVNPYKYPEDNYLPQFWHLLFNCSFSKFDCQLLENCQPNASLDLLPRHLFDPAMSEEGYNIYSAVYAVAYSLHEMNLQEIQIQPYANGEKMVFSPWKLHPFLKNTIMKRNVGRHTATHGGENLDAQYDILNFWNFPSGLGLKVKVGTYSLNAQQGLQFSLFEQMIQWPIAFTKIPQSVCSESCRPGFRKSVQEGEATCCFYCTPCADNEISNET